The Claveliimonas bilis genome window below encodes:
- the rlmD gene encoding 23S rRNA (uracil(1939)-C(5))-methyltransferase RlmD: MKKGQIVEGIVEKIEFPNKGKVYVPEEEQYVIVKNTVPGQKVKCSVNKMRKGKAEGRLLEVTEKSSLEKDSLCPHFGQCGGCTYQNLPYEHQLKLKEQQVHEMLEKAADHEFQWDGIFPSPVEEAYRNKMEFSFGDEYKDGPLALGMHKRGSFHDIVNVGECRIVDEDFRQILSATLEFAKETGLPYYHRMRHIGFFRHLLVRKAAKTGEILVDIVTTTQNQADLESWANRLVELEKQGCLKGKIAGILHTSNDSLADVVKDEGTEILYGQDYFYEILLGLKFKITPFSFFQTNSLGAEVLYEAARNYVGETKDKVIFDLYSGTGTIAQILAPVAKKVVGVEIVEEAVRAARENAALNGLDNCSFWAGDVLKVIDELGEVPDLIVLDPPRDGVHPKALEKIIGFGVERIVYIACKPTSVARDLEMLQGRGYQMERAVCIDLFPGTYHVETCVLLGRKKPAEKQM; encoded by the coding sequence ATGAAAAAAGGACAGATAGTAGAAGGAATTGTAGAAAAGATAGAGTTTCCCAATAAAGGAAAGGTTTATGTGCCGGAAGAGGAGCAGTATGTCATTGTAAAAAATACAGTTCCCGGTCAGAAAGTCAAATGCTCTGTCAACAAAATGAGAAAAGGTAAGGCAGAAGGGCGTCTTTTGGAAGTAACAGAGAAATCTTCACTGGAGAAAGATTCTCTGTGTCCTCATTTTGGACAGTGCGGGGGATGCACTTACCAGAATCTGCCCTATGAACATCAACTGAAGCTGAAAGAACAGCAGGTCCATGAGATGTTGGAAAAGGCGGCAGACCATGAATTTCAGTGGGATGGAATCTTCCCTTCACCTGTGGAGGAAGCATATAGAAATAAGATGGAATTTTCTTTCGGAGATGAATATAAGGATGGACCTCTGGCTCTTGGCATGCATAAAAGAGGCAGTTTTCATGATATTGTCAATGTAGGAGAATGCAGGATCGTAGACGAAGATTTCCGCCAGATTCTTTCTGCTACGCTGGAGTTTGCAAAAGAGACAGGGCTTCCATACTATCACCGGATGAGACATATAGGATTTTTCCGTCATCTTCTGGTACGAAAAGCAGCAAAAACGGGAGAAATCCTGGTAGATATCGTGACGACCACACAGAATCAGGCAGACCTGGAAAGCTGGGCCAATCGTCTGGTGGAGTTGGAAAAACAAGGATGCTTGAAAGGGAAAATTGCCGGGATCCTGCATACATCCAATGACAGTCTTGCTGATGTAGTGAAAGATGAAGGTACAGAAATTTTGTACGGTCAGGATTATTTTTATGAAATATTGCTGGGACTGAAATTTAAGATTACGCCATTTTCTTTCTTCCAGACAAACTCTCTGGGAGCGGAAGTTCTCTATGAGGCTGCCAGAAATTATGTGGGAGAAACAAAAGATAAAGTGATTTTTGACCTTTACAGCGGTACAGGAACGATTGCACAGATTCTGGCACCGGTGGCAAAAAAAGTAGTCGGCGTGGAGATTGTGGAAGAGGCGGTACGGGCTGCCAGAGAGAATGCAGCTTTAAACGGCCTTGATAACTGCAGTTTCTGGGCTGGAGATGTACTGAAGGTCATTGATGAATTAGGAGAGGTTCCCGATCTGATCGTTCTGGATCCGCCGCGGGACGGCGTGCATCCCAAGGCCCTTGAGAAGATCATCGGTTTCGGAGTAGAACGTATCGTGTACATTGCCTGTAAACCTACCAGCGTTGCCCGAGATCTGGAAATGCTGCAGGGAAGAGGCTATCAGATGGAAAGAGCAGTGTGCATTGACCTTTTCCCGGGCACATATCATGTGGAGACTTGCGTCTTGTTAGGTAGGAAAAAACCGGCTGAAAAACAAATGTAG
- a CDS encoding ATP-dependent RecD-like DNA helicase codes for MEEIKGYVEHIVFRNEDNGYTVFNLNNEDGDLTCVGTFPYIGEGELLKLTGEYMLHSLYGMQLQVKTSEVCEMEDLISIERYLGSGAIKGLGAALAGRIVRKFKEDTFRIIEEEPERLAEVKGISERKAREIAQQVEEKKDMRQAMIYLQKYGISTSLAAKIYQYYGNRIYRVMEENPYQMADDISGVGFKTADEIARKIGIHTDSDYRIRSGIFYTLLQSVAEGHVYLPEQVLLRRAGDLLEVEIQHIEKYLMDLAMERKIVLKEGENDRRVYPSNYYYMELNTAKMLHDLNISSDISEAAVLRRLQAIEKNMDMPLDERQRTAVVEAVRRGVFILTGGPGTGKTTTINAMIRYFESEGLDICLAAPTGRAAKRMTETTGCEAQTIHRLLEVAGAPEEDGPSGGFQRNEENPLEADVIIIDEMSMVDLPLMHALLRAVSVGTRLVLVGDANQLPSVGPGSVLKDMLASHCFSVVMLTKIFRQAQESDIVVNAHKINRGEAVILDNKSRDFFFLKRQDANTIISVLLTLIQKKLPGYVQAEPYDIQVLTPMRKGLLGVERLNHILQEYLNPPAPSKAEKEYGEKKFRTGDKVMQIKNNYQLEWEITTRYGMTIDKGVGIFNGDMGIVKEINSYEETMSVEYDEHRVVTYPFEMLDELELAYAITIHKSQGSEYPAVVMPLLSGPRQLYNRNLLYTAVTRAKKCVTIVGSETVFQDMIQNISEQNRNTSLSERIREFCQ; via the coding sequence ATGGAGGAGATAAAAGGATACGTGGAGCACATTGTCTTCCGGAATGAGGATAATGGATATACGGTATTCAATTTGAATAATGAGGACGGAGATCTGACATGTGTGGGAACATTTCCTTACATCGGAGAAGGAGAGCTTCTGAAGCTGACAGGAGAATATATGCTGCATTCCCTGTACGGCATGCAGCTGCAGGTAAAAACTTCGGAAGTCTGCGAAATGGAAGATCTCATTTCCATTGAGCGTTATCTGGGATCCGGAGCCATCAAAGGGCTGGGTGCAGCTCTGGCGGGAAGGATTGTGAGAAAATTTAAGGAAGATACCTTTCGCATTATTGAAGAAGAGCCGGAAAGGCTGGCAGAGGTAAAAGGGATCAGTGAGAGAAAAGCAAGAGAAATTGCACAGCAGGTAGAGGAAAAGAAGGACATGAGACAGGCGATGATCTATCTGCAGAAATATGGAATTTCCACTTCTCTTGCGGCAAAGATCTATCAATATTACGGGAATCGCATTTACCGGGTTATGGAGGAAAATCCTTATCAGATGGCAGATGATATTTCCGGCGTGGGATTTAAAACGGCGGATGAGATCGCACGGAAAATAGGTATCCATACAGATTCGGATTACCGGATACGGAGCGGTATTTTTTATACGCTTCTTCAGAGCGTGGCAGAGGGACATGTCTATTTGCCGGAACAGGTGCTTCTAAGACGCGCAGGGGATCTTCTGGAAGTAGAGATTCAGCATATTGAGAAATACCTTATGGATCTGGCAATGGAGAGAAAGATTGTGCTGAAGGAAGGGGAAAATGATAGAAGAGTATACCCGTCTAATTACTATTACATGGAACTGAATACGGCAAAGATGCTCCATGATCTGAATATCAGCAGCGACATTTCAGAGGCGGCGGTACTCCGTCGCCTGCAGGCGATTGAAAAAAATATGGACATGCCGCTGGATGAACGCCAGAGGACTGCCGTGGTGGAGGCAGTAAGAAGGGGAGTGTTCATTCTGACCGGCGGACCCGGAACAGGAAAAACCACTACCATCAATGCCATGATCCGCTATTTTGAAAGTGAAGGGCTGGATATCTGTCTGGCAGCGCCCACGGGGCGGGCGGCCAAGAGAATGACTGAAACAACAGGATGCGAAGCCCAGACGATCCATCGCCTGCTGGAAGTAGCAGGAGCGCCGGAAGAGGATGGTCCTTCCGGCGGTTTTCAGAGAAATGAGGAAAATCCTTTGGAGGCGGACGTCATTATTATCGATGAAATGTCCATGGTGGATCTCCCTTTGATGCATGCCCTTCTGCGTGCTGTAAGTGTGGGTACAAGGCTTGTTCTTGTGGGAGACGCGAACCAGCTGCCCTCTGTGGGGCCTGGAAGTGTGCTGAAAGACATGCTGGCTTCCCATTGCTTTTCTGTAGTTATGCTGACGAAGATCTTCCGTCAGGCTCAGGAGAGCGATATTGTAGTAAATGCTCATAAGATCAACCGGGGCGAAGCCGTCATCCTGGACAATAAAAGCAGAGATTTCTTCTTTTTGAAACGTCAGGATGCCAATACCATCATCAGTGTACTTCTGACTCTGATCCAGAAGAAGCTGCCTGGGTATGTACAGGCGGAGCCTTATGACATACAGGTATTGACGCCTATGAGAAAGGGGCTCCTTGGGGTGGAGCGTTTAAATCATATTCTTCAGGAATATCTCAATCCTCCGGCACCGTCCAAAGCGGAGAAAGAGTATGGAGAAAAAAAGTTTCGTACCGGCGATAAGGTGATGCAGATTAAAAACAACTATCAGCTGGAGTGGGAAATTACAACAAGATATGGTATGACGATAGATAAAGGTGTGGGAATATTTAACGGCGATATGGGAATTGTAAAAGAGATTAATTCCTATGAAGAGACTATGTCCGTAGAGTATGACGAACATCGTGTTGTTACATACCCTTTTGAAATGCTGGATGAGCTGGAGCTGGCTTATGCCATCACGATCCATAAATCCCAGGGAAGCGAGTATCCGGCAGTAGTGATGCCCCTTTTGTCAGGGCCGCGGCAGCTCTATAACAGGAATCTTCTGTATACGGCAGTGACAAGGGCGAAAAAATGTGTGACGATTGTGGGAAGTGAGACTGTATTTCAGGATATGATACAGAATATCAGTGAGCAGAACAGAAATACAAGTCTTTCAGAGCGGATCCGTGAATTTTGCCAGTAA
- the uvrB gene encoding excinuclease ABC subunit UvrB: protein MDHFKLVSEYKPTGDQPQAIEKLVKGFKEGNQCETLLGVTGSGKTFTMANVIQQLNKPTLIIAHNKTLAAQLYGEFKEFFPNNAVEYFVSYYDYYQPEAYVPSSDTYIAKDSSINEEIDKLRLSATASLAERRDVIVVSSVSCIYGLGEPENFEKMMVSLRPGMEKDRDEVLRQLIDIQYERNEIDFKRGTFRVRGDVLEIIPANEAETAVRVEFFGDEIDRITQIDVLTGEIKGELEHAAIFPASHYVVPAEQIRRAADAIEKELEERVQYFKSEDKLLEAQRIAERTNFDIEMLKETGFCSGIENYSRHLSGLAPGQPPYTLMDFFKDDFLIIIDESHKTIPQIGAMYHGDQSRKTTLVDYGFRLPSAKDNRPLSFSEFEDRIDQIMFVSATPGTYEAEHELLRAEQVIRPTGLLDPEVEIRPVEGQIDDLVAEVKKETEKKNKILITTLTKRMAEDLTDYMKELGIRVRYLHSDIDTLERTEIVRDMRLDVFDVLVGINLLREGLDIPEITLVAILDADKEGFLRSETSLIQTIGRAARNAEGHVIMYADTVTDSMRQAIDETMRRRQIQMAYNEEHGITPTTIQKSVRDLISISKKVAAEEMRMEKDPESMSRKELEKLIADVTKQMRKAASELNFEAAAELRDKMTELKKQLDDIAED, encoded by the coding sequence ATGGATCATTTTAAATTAGTATCAGAATACAAACCTACCGGAGATCAGCCGCAGGCGATTGAGAAGCTGGTCAAAGGTTTTAAAGAAGGAAATCAATGTGAGACTCTTTTGGGAGTCACCGGCTCCGGTAAGACGTTTACAATGGCAAACGTCATCCAGCAATTGAATAAACCGACACTGATCATTGCTCACAACAAAACTCTGGCGGCACAGCTCTACGGTGAGTTCAAGGAATTTTTCCCGAACAACGCCGTAGAGTATTTCGTCTCCTACTATGATTACTACCAGCCGGAAGCCTACGTGCCTTCTTCAGACACCTATATCGCCAAGGACTCCTCCATCAACGAGGAGATCGACAAGCTGCGCCTTTCGGCAACAGCTTCTCTGGCGGAGAGAAGAGATGTGATCGTAGTATCCAGCGTGTCCTGCATTTATGGTTTGGGTGAGCCGGAAAATTTTGAAAAAATGATGGTTTCTTTGCGCCCCGGCATGGAGAAGGACAGAGACGAAGTGCTCCGCCAGCTGATAGATATTCAATATGAAAGAAATGAGATAGATTTCAAGCGAGGAACCTTCCGGGTACGAGGGGATGTATTGGAGATCATTCCGGCCAATGAGGCGGAGACCGCTGTAAGAGTGGAGTTCTTCGGTGATGAAATTGACCGGATTACTCAGATTGATGTGCTGACAGGAGAGATAAAGGGCGAACTGGAACATGCTGCTATTTTCCCGGCGTCCCACTATGTCGTGCCTGCAGAACAGATCCGGCGGGCTGCGGATGCCATAGAAAAAGAGCTGGAAGAGCGGGTGCAGTATTTTAAATCAGAAGATAAGCTGCTGGAGGCACAAAGGATTGCAGAGAGGACCAATTTTGATATTGAAATGCTTAAGGAGACGGGATTTTGTTCCGGGATTGAAAACTATTCCAGGCATTTGTCGGGGCTTGCTCCGGGACAGCCTCCTTATACTTTGATGGATTTCTTTAAGGACGACTTCCTTATTATTATTGATGAGTCACATAAGACAATCCCGCAGATCGGGGCAATGTATCACGGAGATCAGTCCCGTAAGACAACCCTTGTGGATTATGGATTCCGTCTGCCTTCTGCCAAGGACAACAGACCTTTAAGCTTTTCAGAGTTTGAGGACCGGATCGACCAGATCATGTTTGTGTCGGCAACTCCGGGAACATATGAGGCGGAACATGAGCTGCTTCGGGCGGAACAGGTGATACGGCCAACAGGACTTCTGGATCCGGAAGTGGAAATTCGTCCGGTAGAGGGGCAGATCGATGATCTTGTGGCAGAAGTGAAGAAGGAGACAGAAAAGAAAAACAAGATTTTAATTACCACACTTACGAAACGCATGGCGGAAGATCTGACAGATTATATGAAAGAACTGGGAATCCGTGTCCGCTATCTGCACTCGGATATTGATACGCTGGAGCGGACGGAAATTGTGAGGGACATGCGTTTGGACGTATTTGACGTGCTGGTAGGAATCAACCTTTTAAGAGAAGGTCTTGACATCCCGGAGATTACGCTGGTTGCTATCCTCGATGCGGACAAGGAAGGGTTCCTGCGTTCAGAGACTTCTCTGATCCAGACCATAGGACGTGCCGCACGAAACGCGGAAGGACACGTGATCATGTATGCGGATACAGTGACAGACTCTATGAGACAGGCCATTGATGAGACTATGAGGCGCCGCCAGATTCAGATGGCTTACAATGAAGAACACGGCATTACGCCGACAACAATCCAGAAATCAGTCCGCGATCTGATCAGTATTTCCAAGAAAGTAGCGGCAGAAGAAATGCGCATGGAGAAAGATCCGGAGTCCATGAGCCGGAAAGAGCTGGAGAAACTGATCGCTGATGTGACAAAACAGATGAGAAAAGCTGCGTCCGAACTTAATTTCGAGGCAGCGGCTGAACTTCGTGATAAGATGACAGAATTGAAAAAGCAGCTGGATGACATAGCTGAAGATTAA
- a CDS encoding rod shape-determining protein: MSVDIGIDLGTASVLVYVKGKGVILKEPSVVAFDRDTNAIKAIGEEARLMLGRTPGNIVAVRPLRQGVISDYTVTEKMIKYFVQKAMGRRTFKKPRISICVPSGVTEVEKKAVEEATYAAGAREVLLIEEPVAAAIGAGIDISKPCGNMIVDIGGGTSDIAVISLGGTVVNTSIKIAGDDFDEAIVRYMRKKHNLLIGERTAEDIKIKIGTTYPLVEEESMEVRGRNLVTGLPKTVTVTSSETEEALRETTSQIVEAVISVLERTPPELSADILDRGIVLTGGGAMLRGLEELIEERTGINTMTAEDPMKVVAIGTGQFVEFLSGRKEL, from the coding sequence ATGTCAGTAGATATCGGAATTGATTTAGGGACAGCGAGCGTCCTCGTATATGTAAAAGGTAAGGGCGTTATTTTAAAGGAGCCATCTGTCGTTGCATTTGACAGAGATACAAATGCCATTAAGGCGATTGGAGAAGAAGCAAGACTTATGCTTGGGAGAACTCCGGGAAATATTGTGGCAGTTCGGCCGCTGCGGCAGGGAGTGATCTCGGATTATACAGTTACCGAAAAAATGATCAAATATTTTGTGCAGAAAGCCATGGGGCGCCGCACATTTAAGAAGCCGAGAATCAGTATCTGTGTGCCCAGCGGGGTGACAGAAGTAGAGAAGAAAGCGGTGGAAGAGGCAACCTATGCTGCAGGCGCAAGAGAAGTTCTGCTGATCGAGGAGCCGGTTGCAGCGGCCATCGGCGCCGGAATTGATATTTCCAAGCCGTGTGGAAATATGATCGTTGATATCGGAGGCGGGACATCGGATATTGCTGTGATCTCTCTTGGAGGAACAGTAGTCAATACCTCCATAAAGATTGCAGGAGATGATTTTGACGAAGCAATTGTCCGCTATATGAGAAAGAAACATAATCTTCTGATCGGTGAGAGAACTGCAGAAGATATTAAGATCAAAATTGGTACAACCTATCCTCTGGTGGAGGAAGAGTCTATGGAGGTGAGAGGAAGGAACCTTGTTACCGGACTTCCAAAGACAGTGACCGTAACTTCATCAGAAACAGAGGAGGCGCTTCGCGAAACGACAAGCCAGATTGTAGAGGCTGTTATCAGTGTGCTTGAACGTACTCCTCCGGAACTGTCGGCTGATATTCTTGACAGGGGGATCGTTCTGACCGGCGGCGGAGCTATGCTGCGGGGGCTGGAAGAATTGATCGAAGAGCGTACCGGTATCAATACGATGACAGCGGAAGATCCGATGAAAGTAGTGGCTATCGGTACCGGACAGTTTGTGGAATTTTTGAGCGGGCGAAAAGAACTGTAA
- the uvrA gene encoding excinuclease ABC subunit UvrA, with the protein MAAEKTNRQYIKIRGANEHNLKNIDLDIPRNELVVLTGLSGSGKSSLAFDTIYAEGQRRYMESLSSYARQFLGQMEKPDVESIEGLSPAISIDQKSTNRNPRSTVGTVTEIYDYFRLLYARIGIPHCPKCGREIKKQTVDQMVDQIMALPERTKIQLLAPVVRGRKGTHAKLFERAKKSGYVRVRVDGNLYELSEEISLDKNIKHNIEIIVDRLVVRPGIEKRLTDSVENVLHLAEGLLVVDVIGGEPINFSQSFACPDCGISIDEIEPRSFSFNNPFGACPECYGLGYKMEFDEDLMIPDKNLSIDEGAIVVLGWQSCTDKGSYTRAILEALAKEYDFSLATPFKDYPKKIHDILIYGTNGKEVKVHYRGQRGEGIYDVAFEGLIRSVERRYRETSSEITKAEYETFMRITPCHECKGQRLKKESLAVTVGNKNIAEITAFSVEKLQHFLKELELTHQQMLIGGQILKEIQARIQFLMDVGLDYLTLSRATGSLSGGEAQRIRLATQIGSGLVGVAYILDEPSIGLHQRDNDKLLATLKHLRDLGNSVIVVEHDEDTMLEADHIVDIGPGAGEHGGEVVAQGTAKEIMRNKNSITGAYLSGRMKIPVPEERKTPTGWLKVIGAQENNLKNIDVDIPLGVMTCVTGVSGSGKSSLVNEILYKRLAKELNRARTIPGKHKEIQGIDQLDKVIAIDQSPIGRTPRSNPATYTGVFDLIRDLFAATPDAKARGYKKGRFSFNVKGGRCEACSGDGILKIEMHFLPDVYVPCEVCGGKRYNRETLEVRYKGKNIYDVLNMTVEEALEFFEHVPSIRRKMETLYDVGLSYIRLGQPSTTLSGGEAQRIKLAAELSKRSTGKTIYILDEPTTGLHFADVHKLTEILRRLASDGNTVLVIEHNLDVIKTADYIIDIGPEGGDGGGTVVASGTPEEIAQNPASYTGKYIDMMLRK; encoded by the coding sequence ATGGCAGCAGAGAAAACAAACAGACAATACATTAAAATCAGAGGTGCCAATGAGCATAATCTGAAAAATATAGATCTGGACATTCCGCGAAATGAGCTGGTGGTTCTTACCGGACTGTCCGGCTCGGGAAAATCTTCCCTGGCTTTTGATACGATTTATGCGGAAGGTCAGAGAAGATATATGGAATCTCTTTCGTCCTATGCGAGACAGTTTTTAGGACAGATGGAAAAACCGGATGTGGAAAGTATTGAAGGGCTTTCTCCGGCCATATCTATCGATCAGAAATCGACAAACCGGAATCCAAGATCCACAGTGGGAACTGTGACAGAGATTTATGATTATTTCCGTCTCCTCTATGCAAGGATCGGGATTCCCCACTGTCCAAAGTGCGGGAGAGAGATCAAAAAGCAGACAGTGGATCAGATGGTGGATCAGATCATGGCTCTTCCGGAGCGTACAAAGATCCAGCTTCTGGCGCCGGTAGTGCGGGGGAGAAAAGGTACCCATGCCAAGCTTTTTGAGAGAGCGAAAAAGAGCGGGTATGTCCGTGTGAGAGTAGATGGAAATTTGTATGAACTTTCCGAGGAAATTTCGCTGGATAAAAATATCAAACATAATATCGAAATTATTGTAGACCGCCTTGTGGTACGGCCCGGGATTGAAAAGCGTCTGACGGATTCTGTAGAAAATGTTCTTCACCTGGCTGAAGGACTTCTGGTAGTAGACGTTATTGGCGGAGAACCCATCAATTTCAGCCAGAGTTTTGCCTGCCCGGATTGTGGGATCAGTATTGATGAGATTGAACCCAGAAGCTTTTCGTTCAATAATCCTTTTGGCGCCTGCCCGGAATGTTATGGACTTGGGTACAAAATGGAATTTGATGAAGATCTTATGATACCGGATAAGAATTTAAGTATTGACGAAGGGGCTATTGTTGTACTTGGATGGCAGTCCTGTACCGACAAAGGAAGTTATACAAGAGCGATCCTGGAAGCTCTGGCAAAGGAATATGATTTTTCCCTTGCCACGCCCTTTAAGGATTATCCAAAGAAGATACATGACATTCTCATTTATGGTACAAACGGGAAGGAAGTAAAAGTTCATTACCGCGGACAGCGGGGAGAAGGAATTTATGATGTGGCATTTGAAGGTCTGATACGGAGCGTGGAACGGCGGTACCGGGAAACTTCTTCCGAGATTACAAAGGCTGAATATGAGACATTTATGCGGATTACTCCCTGTCATGAGTGTAAAGGGCAGAGATTAAAAAAGGAATCGCTTGCAGTGACGGTGGGAAATAAAAACATTGCGGAGATCACAGCCTTTTCTGTGGAAAAGCTTCAGCATTTTCTGAAAGAACTGGAGCTGACTCATCAACAGATGCTGATCGGCGGACAGATCCTGAAGGAAATCCAGGCCAGGATACAGTTCTTGATGGATGTGGGACTGGATTATCTGACGCTCTCCAGGGCGACAGGTTCGCTTTCCGGAGGAGAAGCGCAGCGTATCCGTCTTGCCACACAGATCGGTTCCGGTCTGGTAGGGGTAGCTTATATTTTGGATGAGCCCAGTATCGGTCTTCATCAAAGGGACAATGACAAGCTGCTTGCCACACTGAAGCATCTGCGGGATCTTGGAAATTCCGTTATCGTGGTAGAGCATGATGAAGATACCATGCTGGAAGCGGATCATATTGTAGATATCGGTCCGGGAGCCGGAGAGCACGGCGGAGAAGTGGTGGCACAGGGAACCGCAAAAGAAATTATGAGGAATAAAAATTCCATAACTGGTGCATATTTAAGTGGTAGGATGAAAATTCCAGTACCGGAAGAGCGGAAAACGCCCACCGGATGGCTGAAGGTGATCGGTGCGCAGGAAAATAATCTGAAGAATATCGACGTAGATATTCCGCTGGGAGTTATGACATGTGTTACCGGTGTGTCCGGATCCGGGAAAAGTTCGCTTGTAAATGAAATTCTGTATAAGCGTCTGGCAAAGGAGCTGAACCGTGCAAGGACCATTCCGGGAAAACACAAAGAAATCCAGGGAATAGATCAGCTTGATAAAGTGATCGCGATCGATCAGTCTCCCATCGGCCGTACGCCAAGATCCAATCCGGCTACCTATACAGGAGTTTTTGATCTGATCAGGGATCTTTTTGCAGCAACTCCGGATGCAAAAGCCAGAGGATACAAAAAAGGAAGATTCAGTTTTAACGTAAAGGGCGGACGATGTGAAGCCTGCAGCGGCGACGGTATTTTGAAGATAGAGATGCATTTTCTTCCGGATGTCTATGTCCCCTGTGAGGTCTGCGGGGGAAAGCGCTATAACAGAGAGACGCTTGAGGTACGCTATAAGGGAAAAAATATTTATGATGTACTGAATATGACAGTGGAGGAGGCGCTGGAATTTTTTGAACATGTGCCGAGTATCCGGCGGAAAATGGAAACACTGTATGATGTGGGACTTTCCTATATTCGGCTGGGACAGCCATCCACAACACTTTCCGGAGGAGAGGCACAGAGAATCAAGCTGGCGGCGGAGCTGAGCAAGCGGAGCACGGGAAAGACGATCTATATCTTGGATGAGCCAACGACAGGACTTCATTTTGCAGATGTGCATAAGCTGACAGAAATTTTGAGAAGGCTGGCTTCTGACGGAAATACGGTTCTGGTTATTGAGCATAATCTGGATGTTATTAAGACAGCGGATTATATTATCGATATCGGACCGGAAGGAGGGGACGGCGGGGGCACGGTCGTTGCATCCGGTACGCCGGAAGAAATAGCCCAAAATCCGGCGTCCTACACCGGCAAATATATTGATATGATGCTGAGAAAATAG
- a CDS encoding RNA polymerase sigma factor codes for MGYNHGKAERKWQIWKEKEEKLMRENGVAEEIIAEIRAYDRIEFNSDRRFYVHSNEMAEYIENTAGKEQDIEVITVLDLLNEIESRNLYYELLALDQSVLQILLLKIQGYSTREIAQLTRLSEDAVYQRMHRLKKKLQPFKDQRG; via the coding sequence GTGGGATACAATCATGGAAAAGCAGAACGAAAATGGCAGATCTGGAAAGAAAAAGAAGAAAAGCTCATGCGGGAGAACGGCGTTGCTGAAGAGATCATAGCAGAAATCCGTGCGTATGACCGTATAGAGTTTAATTCTGACAGGCGCTTTTATGTGCATTCTAATGAAATGGCAGAGTACATAGAAAATACGGCAGGAAAGGAACAGGATATTGAGGTTATAACTGTTCTGGATCTTCTTAATGAAATCGAGAGCAGAAATTTATATTATGAACTGCTTGCGCTGGATCAGAGTGTGCTGCAAATTCTTTTGCTGAAAATTCAGGGATATTCTACAAGGGAGATCGCACAGCTTACGCGGCTGTCGGAAGACGCCGTGTATCAGAGGATGCACCGGCTGAAGAAGAAACTGCAGCCTTTTAAGGATCAAAGAGGATAA
- a CDS encoding virulence RhuM family protein — MKKKKEISIVRSSAAEYLTFITATGESDVNAIYFDENVWLTQKMMGLLYNVETHTINYHLKKIFADEELDENSVIRKFRITASDGKSYNTNHCNLKAIIAVGNKVDSPRAVQFRKWANGIIEEFTIKGYMIGNVSFNFKNNSGQFVIGSGDYEFCTRWSECGAKSIYGYKDGGSLIGFNDEIFELPQNKDFTKFDFTSRTREVKIGEVLIWMNNKGKFAATQITDIAVKSRGATSDKLSFAYKIYK, encoded by the coding sequence ATGAAAAAGAAAAAAGAAATATCTATAGTGCGTTCTTCGGCAGCAGAGTATTTGACGTTTATTACTGCTACAGGAGAAAGCGATGTTAATGCTATATATTTTGACGAAAATGTTTGGCTGACCCAGAAAATGATGGGGCTTCTTTATAATGTGGAAACTCACACGATTAATTATCATCTGAAGAAGATATTTGCTGATGAAGAATTAGATGAGAATTCAGTTATTCGAAAATTTCGAATAACTGCTTCAGATGGGAAGAGCTATAACACAAATCATTGTAATTTAAAAGCAATTATTGCTGTGGGAAATAAGGTCGATTCTCCGAGAGCGGTTCAGTTCCGAAAATGGGCGAATGGAATTATAGAAGAATTCACGATAAAAGGCTATATGATTGGTAATGTGTCTTTCAATTTTAAGAATAATAGTGGACAGTTTGTTATTGGTAGTGGTGATTACGAATTCTGTACAAGATGGAGTGAATGTGGAGCAAAATCCATATATGGATATAAAGATGGGGGTAGTTTGATTGGATTTAATGATGAAATCTTTGAATTACCTCAAAATAAAGATTTTACAAAATTTGATTTTACTAGCAGAACAAGAGAAGTAAAGATTGGAGAAGTGTTGATTTGGATGAATAACAAGGGGAAATTTGCAGCGACCCAAATTACCGACATTGCGGTAAAATCGCGTGGCGCTACAAGCGATAAATTATCTTTTGCTTACAAAATATATAAATAA